A region from the Lysobacter antibioticus genome encodes:
- a CDS encoding ArsR/SmtB family transcription factor, whose product MRPLHHPAIDDIEMTSVLYALADPVRLGIVRSLSRDHPVSCVGACIDEELPRATLSRHFDVLRSAGLVNTVKSGTQYLNTLRCDDLERRFPGLLRAILAGAAGSQPTRKPSAKPAAKPVAKAAPRGRRVEASRTPPAKARA is encoded by the coding sequence ATGAGACCCCTGCATCACCCCGCCATCGACGACATCGAGATGACCAGCGTGCTGTATGCGCTGGCCGACCCGGTGCGCCTGGGCATCGTCCGCTCGCTCAGCCGCGACCATCCGGTGTCCTGCGTCGGCGCCTGCATCGACGAGGAACTGCCGCGCGCGACCTTGTCGCGGCACTTCGACGTGCTGCGTTCGGCCGGCCTGGTCAACACGGTCAAATCCGGAACGCAGTATCTCAACACCCTGCGCTGCGACGATCTCGAACGGCGTTTCCCCGGCCTGCTGCGGGCGATCCTGGCCGGCGCAGCGGGATCGCAACCGACCAGGAAGCCGTCGGCGAAACCTGCTGCGAAGCCGGTGGCCAAGGCCGCGCCGCGCGGACGCCGCGTCGAGGCTTCGCGCACGCCGCCGGCGAAGGCCCGTGCATGA
- a CDS encoding NUDIX hydrolase, producing the protein MPYTPIVATLGYVISPDGRQVLMVHRNARPDDHQLGKYNGLGGKLEPDEDVVAGMRREIFEEAGIDCTAMNLRGTISWPGFGKHGEDWLGFVFTITAFDGTPFASNPEGTLDWVEIERLHELPMWEGDREFLPLVFDADPRPFHGVMPYRDGRMQSWKYSRI; encoded by the coding sequence ATGCCGTATACGCCTATCGTGGCCACCCTGGGCTACGTGATTTCGCCCGATGGCCGCCAAGTCCTGATGGTCCACCGCAACGCGCGCCCGGACGACCATCAGCTGGGCAAGTACAACGGTCTGGGCGGCAAGCTCGAACCCGACGAGGACGTGGTCGCCGGCATGCGCCGGGAAATCTTCGAGGAAGCCGGGATCGACTGCACCGCGATGAACCTGCGCGGCACCATCAGCTGGCCCGGCTTCGGCAAGCACGGCGAGGATTGGCTGGGCTTCGTGTTCACCATCACCGCCTTCGACGGCACGCCGTTCGCGAGCAACCCCGAAGGCACGCTGGACTGGGTGGAGATCGAGCGTCTGCACGAGCTGCCGATGTGGGAAGGCGACCGCGAGTTCCTGCCGCTGGTGTTCGACGCCGACCCACGCCCCTTCCACGGGGTGATGCCGTATCGGGACGGGCGCATGCAGTCGTGGAAGTACTCGCGGATCTAA
- a CDS encoding MFS transporter yields the protein MNKPLFSLLLGAFALGSAEFGTVGLIPSLSHQLHRSSDELGWLVAIYAIGVTIGAPLLTRLLQRYDARLTLAVSMALAGVLTVLASASEHFGLLLIARLLLGANHGLFFSLAMPLAGKLSPRSTIEGMSQVVSGLTIAIVLSIPIMGFVSDHYHWQATFWLLGASYFVAAAAMWRWIPARAGSRDIDSQQVSFVAVISNPRVLSALMKIVLLFGGYFIAYTYLPKLIIDSLGYSQDTANLLLLLFGIGVVLGNHVGGIAAARFGVSRTIGFNYALIAALFLAIYFLIGLPSAAYAGILVLGLFAMSATPSLGHYGIEVSRRLIPGSAEIASSLTVSGYNIGIALGSLIGGVVLRQVGLNQILVVAAFVIGLGLVVNFLEHRADRRLDMAI from the coding sequence ATGAACAAACCCCTGTTCTCTCTCCTGCTCGGCGCCTTCGCGCTCGGCTCGGCCGAATTCGGCACGGTCGGGCTGATTCCGTCGCTGAGCCATCAACTGCACCGCAGCAGCGACGAGCTCGGTTGGCTGGTGGCGATCTACGCCATCGGCGTGACCATCGGCGCGCCGCTGCTGACGCGGTTGCTGCAGCGCTACGACGCCCGCCTGACCCTGGCGGTGTCGATGGCCCTGGCCGGAGTGCTGACCGTGCTCGCTTCGGCCAGCGAGCATTTCGGCCTGCTGTTGATCGCGCGCCTGTTGCTCGGCGCCAATCACGGCCTGTTCTTCTCGTTGGCGATGCCCTTGGCCGGCAAGCTCAGCCCGCGCTCGACCATCGAGGGCATGTCCCAGGTGGTGTCCGGCCTGACCATCGCCATCGTGCTGAGCATCCCGATCATGGGATTCGTCAGCGATCACTATCACTGGCAAGCGACGTTCTGGCTGCTCGGCGCCAGCTATTTCGTCGCCGCGGCGGCGATGTGGCGCTGGATACCGGCGCGTGCGGGCAGCCGCGATATCGACTCGCAGCAAGTCAGTTTCGTCGCAGTGATCTCCAACCCGCGCGTGCTGTCGGCGTTGATGAAGATCGTCCTGCTGTTCGGCGGCTACTTCATCGCCTACACCTACCTGCCCAAGCTCATCATCGATTCGCTCGGCTACAGCCAGGACACCGCCAACCTGCTGCTGTTGCTGTTCGGCATCGGCGTGGTGCTGGGCAACCATGTCGGCGGCATCGCCGCGGCGCGCTTTGGGGTGTCGCGCACGATCGGCTTCAACTACGCGCTGATCGCGGCCTTGTTCCTGGCGATTTATTTCCTGATCGGCCTGCCCTCGGCGGCCTACGCCGGCATCCTGGTGCTCGGCCTGTTCGCGATGAGCGCGACGCCGTCGCTGGGTCACTACGGCATCGAAGTGTCGCGCCGTCTGATTCCGGGTTCGGCCGAGATCGCCTCCAGCCTGACCGTGTCGGGCTACAACATCGGCATCGCCCTGGGCTCGCTGATCGGCGGCGTAGTGCTGCGCCAGGTCGGGCTCAACCAGATCCTGGTGGTCGCCGCGTTCGTGATCGGGCTGGGGCTGGTGGTGAATTTCCTCGAACACCGTGCCGACCGGCGCCTGGATATGGCGATCTGA
- a CDS encoding class I SAM-dependent DNA methyltransferase — MSKQYDRDYFQRWYRDPALKDQAIGGSARLARKVALAVATAEYHLERPLRSVLDIGCGEGPWRAPLLKLRPRASYLGFDSSEYAIGRYGRSRNLHLARFGDFEFLRPSAPVDLLICSDVLHYLDTRELDRGLSGLAELCGGVAFLETFSREDGIEGDTVGFKRRPAKFYRERFAAQGFASLGSHLWLAPDLRGGTAALETAE; from the coding sequence ATGAGCAAACAGTACGACCGCGACTACTTCCAGCGCTGGTACCGCGACCCGGCCCTCAAGGACCAGGCCATCGGCGGCAGCGCCCGCCTCGCGCGCAAGGTCGCGCTGGCCGTGGCCACGGCCGAATACCACCTCGAACGCCCGCTGCGCAGCGTGCTCGACATCGGCTGCGGCGAAGGGCCGTGGCGGGCGCCGCTGCTGAAGCTGCGGCCGCGCGCGAGCTATCTGGGCTTCGACAGCAGCGAGTACGCGATCGGCCGCTACGGCCGCAGCCGCAACCTGCACCTGGCGCGCTTCGGCGACTTCGAGTTCCTGCGCCCCAGCGCGCCGGTCGACTTGCTGATCTGCAGCGATGTGCTGCACTACCTGGACACGCGCGAACTCGACCGCGGCCTGTCCGGCCTGGCCGAACTCTGCGGCGGCGTCGCCTTCCTGGAAACCTTCAGCCGCGAGGATGGCATCGAGGGCGATACGGTCGGCTTCAAGCGCCGCCCGGCCAAGTTCTATCGCGAACGCTTCGCCGCCCAAGGGTTCGCCAGCCTGGGCTCGCACCTGTGGCTGGCGCCCGACCTGCGCGGCGGCACCGCGGCTTTGGAAACCGCTGAGTGA
- a CDS encoding alkaline phosphatase — protein MSKLRSASVLLVPALLSACAASAPTRSDAPATHGVAIDVPAIQHPQGETPAWWYRDGAAQAAQRGAIGGKAKNVILFVGDGMSLTTVAAARILAGQLKGAPGEENRLSWERFPSTALSKTYNTDSQTPDSAGTMSAMATGVKTRAGVLSIGQQAARGDCAGALAAPMLTLWELAASSGLATGVVTTTRVTHATPGATFSHSADRNWENDMDLPEKAKAEGCADIARQMIESPYGTGPDVLLGGGRGNFMTVEQRDPEYDDKVGQRLDGRDLVATWKQRHPGGTYVWNAEQFAAAPKDQPLFGLFEPDHMQFSHDRPQDGAGEPSLAEMTTAAIERLKRIKGDNGFVLLVEGGRIDHAHHLGNAYRALTDTIALSEAVEAANRATSADDTLILVTADHSHTLSFVGYPVRGNPMLGKVRGSSGEEGDPGDYARDALGMPYTTLSYSNGPGYVGASAQQPEGPHRYPHTVSGTQMAEKGRPDLSKVDTEHPDYMQEALVPTNAETHGGDDVGIWARGPGSDAVRGSVEQNTIYHFMLQSMPKLRAALCAKGDCDANAIPLTLPKADDFKNR, from the coding sequence ATGTCCAAGCTGCGTTCCGCTTCCGTCCTTCTCGTTCCCGCGCTGCTCAGCGCCTGCGCCGCCTCGGCGCCGACGCGCAGCGACGCACCGGCGACGCACGGCGTCGCCATCGACGTCCCCGCGATCCAACACCCGCAAGGCGAGACGCCGGCCTGGTGGTATCGCGACGGCGCCGCCCAGGCCGCGCAACGCGGCGCCATCGGCGGCAAGGCCAAGAACGTCATCCTGTTCGTCGGCGACGGCATGAGCCTGACCACGGTGGCCGCCGCGCGCATCCTGGCCGGCCAGCTCAAGGGCGCGCCCGGCGAAGAAAACCGCTTGAGCTGGGAACGCTTCCCCTCGACCGCGCTCAGCAAGACCTACAACACCGATTCGCAGACGCCCGATTCGGCCGGCACCATGAGCGCGATGGCGACCGGGGTGAAGACCCGCGCCGGCGTGCTCAGCATCGGCCAGCAGGCCGCGCGCGGCGATTGCGCCGGCGCGTTGGCGGCGCCGATGCTGACCCTGTGGGAACTCGCCGCGAGCAGCGGCCTGGCCACCGGCGTGGTCACCACCACCCGCGTCACCCATGCCACCCCCGGCGCGACCTTCAGCCATTCGGCCGATCGCAACTGGGAAAACGACATGGATCTGCCGGAGAAGGCCAAGGCCGAAGGCTGCGCCGACATCGCCCGGCAGATGATCGAATCGCCCTACGGCACCGGCCCGGACGTGTTGCTCGGCGGCGGCCGCGGCAACTTCATGACCGTCGAACAGCGCGACCCGGAATACGACGACAAAGTCGGCCAGCGCCTCGACGGCCGCGACCTGGTTGCGACCTGGAAGCAGCGCCACCCCGGCGGCACCTATGTCTGGAACGCCGAACAATTCGCCGCGGCGCCGAAGGACCAGCCGCTGTTCGGCCTGTTCGAACCCGACCACATGCAGTTCTCGCACGACCGCCCGCAGGACGGCGCCGGCGAACCCTCGCTCGCCGAGATGACCACCGCGGCGATCGAGCGCCTCAAGCGCATCAAGGGCGACAACGGCTTCGTGCTGCTGGTCGAAGGCGGACGCATCGACCACGCCCACCACCTCGGCAACGCCTACCGCGCCCTCACCGACACCATCGCGCTGAGCGAAGCGGTCGAAGCCGCGAACCGGGCGACCTCGGCCGACGACACCCTGATCCTGGTCACCGCCGACCACTCGCATACCTTGAGCTTCGTCGGCTACCCGGTGCGCGGCAACCCGATGCTCGGCAAGGTGCGCGGCAGCAGCGGCGAAGAAGGCGACCCGGGCGATTACGCCCGCGACGCGCTCGGCATGCCCTACACCACCCTCAGCTACAGCAACGGCCCCGGTTACGTCGGCGCCAGCGCGCAGCAGCCCGAAGGCCCGCACCGCTACCCGCACACCGTCAGCGGCACCCAGATGGCCGAGAAGGGACGCCCGGACCTGAGCAAGGTCGACACCGAGCATCCCGACTACATGCAGGAAGCGCTGGTGCCGACCAACGCCGAGACCCACGGCGGCGACGACGTCGGCATCTGGGCGCGCGGCCCCGGCAGCGACGCCGTGCGCGGCAGCGTCGAGCAGAACACGATCTATCACTTCATGCTGCAGAGCATGCCGAAGCTGCGCGCTGCGCTGTGCGCCAAGGGCGATTGCGACGCGAACGCGATTCCGCTGACGCTGCCGAAGGCGGACGATTTCAAGAATCGCTGA
- a CDS encoding SDR family oxidoreductase, which translates to MSTLSSKPLHGKTAFVTGASRGIGRAIALRLARDGAHVAINYGASRDEAEAVAAEIRTLGVKSVAIGADLGSVASIAQAYVELDAFLLDATGRPGLDILVNNAGVAVVATPADTTEAQFDRLFDVNVKGVFFAIQQAAPRLNEGGRIVNISSLSTRVATAGLAAYAASKGALETLTLQLAPEFAARGITVNNVSPGAIETVMNTFLQEDAGRTAILQSQAIQRVGQPEDIADAVAFVASHEGRWLTGTTLDASGGSHL; encoded by the coding sequence ATGAGCACGCTTTCCAGCAAACCCCTGCACGGCAAGACCGCGTTCGTCACCGGCGCCAGCCGCGGCATCGGCCGCGCCATCGCTCTGCGCCTGGCCCGCGACGGCGCCCATGTCGCGATCAACTACGGCGCCTCGCGCGACGAGGCCGAAGCGGTGGCCGCCGAGATCCGCACGCTGGGCGTGAAGTCGGTCGCCATCGGCGCCGACCTCGGCTCGGTCGCGTCGATCGCCCAGGCCTACGTCGAACTCGATGCGTTCCTGCTCGACGCCACCGGCCGGCCCGGCCTCGACATCCTGGTCAACAACGCCGGCGTCGCCGTGGTCGCCACGCCCGCCGACACCACCGAGGCGCAGTTCGACCGTCTGTTCGACGTCAACGTCAAAGGCGTGTTCTTCGCCATCCAGCAGGCCGCGCCGCGTCTCAACGAAGGCGGCCGCATCGTCAACATCTCCTCGCTCTCGACCCGCGTCGCCACCGCGGGCCTGGCCGCCTACGCCGCCAGCAAGGGCGCGCTCGAAACCCTGACCCTGCAGCTCGCGCCCGAGTTCGCCGCGCGCGGCATCACCGTCAACAACGTCTCGCCCGGCGCCATCGAAACCGTCATGAACACCTTCCTGCAGGAAGACGCCGGCCGCACCGCGATTTTGCAAAGCCAGGCGATCCAGCGGGTGGGCCAACCGGAGGACATCGCCGATGCGGTAGCCTTCGTCGCCTCGCACGAGGGCCGCTGGCTCACCGGCACCACGCTCGATGCTAGCGGCGGCAGTCATTTATAA
- a CDS encoding M16 family metallopeptidase has translation MRKRHLCVLLAGLTTITTAAFATAHAAESDRWQLPVAVKKLDNGLTVVVSQDHSSPTVGVSVVYHVGMRLEPKNRTGFAHLFEHLMFQGTPVAPKGVFDQVISGGGGRNNGSTRADFTNYIEVAPVSALDRILWLEADRMKTLDFNPTTLKNQQDVVKEEIRVNVKNQPYGGFMWIDIGQHAFQKWENNHDGYGSFQDLENASLEDVRSFHRDYYGPNNAVLGIAGDISPEDAFKLADKYFGAIPGRPTPPPPDFAEGLNTKEKRIEQTDALAQVPAIAAAWKMPTRGSRDHAPMAVLGSLLAGDEASRLYQGLVKQRQIALNIDALYGLTDPWTYNGPTLFTLFALYKPDTNADAVLAAIDEEVAKVARDGVDAATLKRVKTHMLADWYNGLESFIERADTVARMQTLWGDANVVNKIPGWIEGVTSADLQRVAKTYLTRANRTVIDRKPVAMAAPAAKPAAAAPSAAN, from the coding sequence ATGCGCAAGCGTCACCTCTGCGTGCTGCTGGCCGGTCTGACCACGATCACGACCGCTGCGTTCGCCACTGCGCACGCGGCCGAGAGCGATCGCTGGCAGTTGCCGGTCGCAGTCAAGAAGCTCGACAACGGATTGACCGTGGTCGTTTCGCAAGACCACAGCTCGCCGACCGTCGGCGTCAGCGTGGTCTATCACGTCGGCATGCGGCTGGAGCCGAAGAACCGCACCGGCTTCGCCCACCTGTTCGAGCACCTGATGTTCCAGGGCACGCCGGTCGCGCCCAAGGGCGTGTTCGACCAGGTCATCAGCGGCGGCGGCGGGCGCAACAACGGTTCCACCCGCGCCGATTTCACCAATTACATCGAAGTCGCGCCGGTCTCGGCCCTCGACCGCATCCTGTGGCTCGAAGCCGACCGCATGAAGACCCTCGACTTCAATCCGACCACGCTCAAGAACCAGCAGGACGTGGTCAAGGAGGAGATCCGGGTCAACGTGAAGAACCAGCCCTACGGCGGCTTCATGTGGATCGACATCGGCCAGCACGCGTTCCAGAAGTGGGAGAACAATCACGACGGCTACGGCAGCTTCCAGGACCTGGAGAACGCCAGCCTGGAAGACGTGCGTTCCTTCCATCGCGACTACTACGGCCCCAACAACGCCGTACTCGGCATCGCCGGCGACATCAGCCCGGAAGACGCCTTCAAGCTCGCCGATAAGTACTTCGGCGCGATCCCGGGCCGTCCGACCCCGCCGCCGCCGGATTTCGCCGAAGGCCTCAACACCAAGGAAAAGCGCATCGAGCAGACCGACGCGCTGGCGCAGGTGCCGGCGATCGCCGCGGCCTGGAAGATGCCGACCCGCGGCAGCCGCGACCATGCGCCGATGGCGGTGCTCGGCAGCCTGCTCGCCGGCGACGAGGCTTCGCGCTTGTATCAGGGCCTGGTCAAGCAGCGCCAGATCGCGCTCAACATCGACGCGCTATACGGCCTGACCGACCCCTGGACCTACAACGGCCCGACTTTGTTCACCCTGTTCGCGCTGTACAAGCCCGACACCAACGCCGATGCGGTGCTCGCCGCGATCGACGAGGAGGTGGCCAAGGTCGCGCGCGACGGCGTCGACGCGGCCACCCTGAAGCGGGTCAAGACCCACATGCTCGCCGATTGGTACAACGGCCTGGAGAGCTTCATCGAACGCGCCGACACCGTCGCGCGCATGCAGACCTTGTGGGGCGATGCCAACGTGGTCAACAAGATCCCCGGCTGGATCGAAGGGGTGACCTCGGCCGACCTGCAGCGCGTCGCCAAGACCTATCTGACCCGCGCCAACCGCACCGTGATCGACCGCAAGCCGGTCGCGATGGCGGCGCCGGCCGCGAAGCCCGCAGCGGCCGCGCCGTCGGCGGCGAACTGA
- a CDS encoding dicarboxylate/amino acid:cation symporter, with translation MTALLSAWFRIPFWQRVVGGFVLGALAGWAFGPAAETWFGPLGDLYVTLIKMIAVPLVFFAVINAVASLHGQKSIAALGGRTFLWFAVTAVLAVGIGLAVGTVLQPGSGVMGLAIDSGYKPRDVPSVTKVLLDVVPSNPFYALTGIGTTKNAAGETVLAAGKGSILPVIFFAGLLGFAMVKLGEKVAGVRKLVGETSDLMIQVTRFVLEVTPIGTFGLIAALVGAYGFEKLLPLGNFVFALYLACALHIVVVYSGLLLAHGLNPLKFFRGAAPGMQVAFVSSSSFAAMPVAMRSITHNLGVNKDYAAFASPLGASIKMDGCGAIYPALCAVFIAQYTGTPLTADQYFIVMIASVLGSFGTAGVPGTAVIMATVVLSAAGLPLETIGYLYAIDRVLDMMRTMTNVTGQMLVPVLVAKETGLLDKAVYDAAPTNVGIEEESKA, from the coding sequence ATGACCGCCTTGCTCTCCGCGTGGTTCCGCATTCCGTTCTGGCAACGCGTGGTCGGCGGCTTCGTGCTCGGCGCGCTCGCCGGCTGGGCCTTCGGGCCCGCGGCCGAAACCTGGTTCGGCCCGCTCGGCGATCTCTACGTCACCCTGATCAAGATGATCGCGGTGCCGCTGGTGTTCTTCGCGGTGATCAACGCGGTGGCCTCGCTGCACGGGCAGAAGTCGATCGCCGCGCTCGGCGGACGCACCTTCCTGTGGTTCGCGGTCACCGCGGTCCTCGCCGTCGGCATCGGCCTGGCGGTCGGCACCGTGTTGCAGCCCGGCAGCGGCGTAATGGGGCTGGCGATCGACAGCGGTTACAAGCCGCGCGACGTGCCCAGCGTGACCAAGGTGCTGCTCGACGTGGTGCCGAGCAATCCCTTCTACGCCCTGACCGGCATCGGCACGACCAAGAACGCCGCCGGCGAGACCGTGCTCGCGGCCGGCAAGGGCTCGATCCTGCCGGTGATCTTCTTTGCCGGTTTACTCGGCTTTGCGATGGTCAAGCTCGGCGAGAAAGTCGCCGGGGTGCGCAAGCTGGTCGGCGAGACCAGCGACCTGATGATCCAGGTCACCCGCTTCGTGCTCGAAGTCACCCCGATCGGCACCTTCGGCCTGATCGCCGCGCTGGTAGGCGCCTACGGCTTCGAGAAGCTGCTGCCGCTCGGCAATTTCGTGTTCGCCCTGTACCTGGCCTGCGCCCTGCATATCGTCGTGGTCTACAGCGGCCTGTTGCTCGCGCACGGGCTGAACCCGTTGAAGTTCTTCCGCGGCGCCGCGCCGGGCATGCAGGTGGCGTTCGTGAGTTCGTCGAGCTTCGCGGCGATGCCGGTGGCGATGCGTTCGATCACCCACAACCTGGGCGTCAATAAAGATTATGCGGCGTTCGCCTCGCCGCTCGGCGCCAGCATCAAGATGGACGGCTGCGGCGCGATCTATCCGGCCTTGTGCGCGGTGTTCATCGCCCAGTACACCGGCACGCCGCTGACCGCCGACCAGTACTTCATCGTCATGATCGCTTCGGTGCTCGGCAGCTTCGGCACCGCCGGCGTGCCCGGCACGGCGGTGATCATGGCCACCGTGGTGCTCAGCGCCGCCGGCCTGCCGCTGGAGACCATCGGCTATCTGTATGCGATCGACCGCGTGCTCGACATGATGCGGACCATGACCAACGTGACCGGGCAGATGCTGGTGCCGGTGCTGGTGGCCAAGGAGACCGGCCTGCTCGACAAGGCGGTCTACGACGCGGCGCCGACGAATGTCGGGATCGAGGAAGAAAGCAAAGCCTGA
- a CDS encoding M16 family metallopeptidase, which translates to MRIHNNLLALSTSLALVCALGTAVAGPAAKLPKQLPPLAADKALPVPQIAQKTLANGLQVWVVPRKGLPRVDYALAVRSAGYASDGPDASGFASLYAGLLTQGTAKRNAKAIAEAAQGYGGAIGANALNDGVLLSANALPSQAEPMMRLLSEVAQQANFPDAEVKLAQANALQGLKVSQAQPSFKATRALLKATYGDHPYARSQPTEAAISAVTAEKVRAEHVRRFRPDRALLIVTGRIGAEEGFKLAEAAFGQWKASGEAIADAAPARANADPQRIFVQRDGSVQSAVRLGRPAIAATDADYLPAQLAGIVLGGGFSSRLMQNLREDKGYTYGARGGLNALRDGGSIQASADVRNEVTGAAISEFIYEFGRLNDYPVPAQELEDTKRYVAGGYLIGNQLQSSVAASLASNWLYGLPPEFLGEYVPKIRAISAEQVQAMAKKYYASKDLSIVVVGDYKAVEGQLKEYGEFKLEK; encoded by the coding sequence ATGAGAATCCACAACAATCTGCTCGCCCTGTCGACTTCGCTGGCCCTGGTCTGCGCGCTCGGTACCGCCGTCGCCGGCCCCGCCGCCAAGCTGCCCAAGCAACTGCCGCCGCTGGCCGCCGACAAGGCGCTGCCGGTGCCGCAGATCGCCCAGAAGACCCTCGCCAACGGCCTGCAAGTCTGGGTGGTGCCGCGCAAGGGGCTGCCGCGCGTCGACTACGCACTCGCTGTGCGCAGCGCCGGCTATGCCAGCGACGGCCCCGATGCCTCGGGTTTCGCATCTCTGTATGCCGGCCTGCTGACCCAGGGCACGGCCAAGCGCAACGCCAAGGCGATCGCCGAGGCCGCGCAGGGCTACGGCGGCGCGATCGGCGCCAACGCTCTCAACGACGGCGTGCTGCTCAGCGCCAACGCCTTGCCCTCGCAGGCCGAGCCGATGATGCGGCTGTTGTCGGAAGTGGCGCAGCAGGCGAACTTCCCGGATGCCGAGGTCAAGCTCGCCCAGGCCAACGCCCTGCAAGGCTTGAAGGTGTCGCAGGCGCAGCCGAGCTTCAAGGCCACGCGTGCCTTGCTGAAAGCGACCTACGGCGATCACCCTTACGCACGCAGCCAGCCGACTGAGGCGGCGATCAGCGCGGTCACCGCGGAGAAAGTGCGGGCCGAACACGTACGCCGTTTTCGCCCGGACCGCGCCTTGTTGATCGTCACCGGCCGGATCGGCGCGGAGGAGGGCTTCAAGCTCGCCGAAGCCGCCTTCGGCCAATGGAAGGCCAGCGGCGAAGCCATCGCCGACGCCGCGCCTGCGCGCGCCAACGCCGATCCGCAGCGCATCTTCGTGCAGCGCGACGGCAGCGTGCAGTCGGCGGTGCGCCTGGGGCGTCCGGCGATCGCCGCGACCGATGCCGACTACCTGCCGGCGCAGTTGGCCGGCATCGTCCTCGGCGGCGGTTTCAGCAGCCGTCTGATGCAGAACTTGCGCGAAGACAAGGGCTATACCTACGGCGCGCGCGGCGGCCTCAACGCTCTGCGCGACGGCGGCAGCATCCAGGCCTCGGCCGACGTCCGCAACGAAGTCACCGGCGCGGCGATCAGCGAATTCATCTACGAATTCGGCCGCCTCAACGACTACCCGGTGCCGGCGCAGGAGCTCGAAGACACCAAGCGTTACGTCGCCGGCGGTTATCTGATCGGCAATCAGCTGCAGAGCTCGGTCGCGGCCTCGTTGGCGAGCAATTGGCTGTACGGCTTGCCGCCGGAATTCCTCGGCGAGTACGTGCCGAAGATCCGCGCGATCAGCGCCGAGCAGGTCCAGGCGATGGCGAAGAAGTACTACGCCTCCAAGGACCTGTCGATCGTCGTGGTCGGCGACTACAAGGCCGTCGAAGGCCAGCTCAAGGAATACGGCGAGTTCAAGCTGGAGAAGTAA
- a CDS encoding CopD family protein yields MNAYLWTKTFHLVFVMAWMGSVFYLPRILVNLAEAGDEPAVRARLVLMGRRLYRFGHIMFGVAAILGGVLWFVFHMSGGWLHAKLTVVAAMLAFYIVTGRWLKGVDQGRALPSSRTLRIFNEIPVFALIAIVWLVLAKPF; encoded by the coding sequence ATGAATGCCTATCTGTGGACCAAGACCTTCCATCTCGTGTTCGTAATGGCCTGGATGGGCTCGGTGTTCTACCTGCCGCGGATCCTGGTCAACCTGGCCGAGGCCGGCGACGAGCCGGCGGTGCGCGCGCGCCTGGTGCTGATGGGCCGGCGCCTGTACCGCTTCGGCCACATCATGTTCGGCGTCGCCGCGATCCTCGGCGGCGTGCTCTGGTTCGTGTTCCACATGAGCGGCGGCTGGCTGCACGCCAAGCTGACCGTGGTCGCGGCGATGCTGGCCTTCTACATCGTCACCGGCCGCTGGCTCAAGGGCGTCGACCAGGGCCGCGCGCTGCCGTCCTCGCGCACTCTGCGCATCTTCAACGAGATCCCGGTGTTCGCCCTGATCGCGATCGTCTGGCTGGTGTTGGCTAAGCCGTTTTGA